A segment of the Streptomyces sp. P9-A2 genome:
GCGCCGGCGACGGTGTGTGTTCTCTCCGGTGATGTCCATCACGCGTATGTCGCGGAGCCGAGCTGGGACACGAAGGCCCGGGGGCGCGGGCCCGGAGACGGACGGGGACGGGTGCGGGGGCCGGATGCCCGGGTGGTTCAGCTGACCTGCTCCCCCGTGCACAACTCCATTCCCCTGTCGATCCGGCTCGGGTTCCGCTTCGGCTGGAGCACCGCCGCCCGCGGCCTCGGCCGGGTCTTCGCCCGGCACGGGCGCTCGGGGCGACCTCCGGTCAAGTGGCGCAGGACCGGCGGGCCTTGGTTCGGAAACCAGCTCATGACGCTGACGATGCGCGGGCGTTCCTCGGTGCTGCGGCTGGAGCAGGCGCACACGGCGGAGCGCCCGGTGCCGGGGACGGACTCGGGGCAGCCGGGCCCGGGACCGGAGGTCCGGCTGAGAAGGGTGACGGAGACCGAACTGGGCGGATGAGGCACGGGGAGAACGCGGGGCGACACATACGCACGGCGTCGTACGCACGAACTCTTCGTGACCTTTCCGTCACCTGCCCGGCGTACTCTCAGTGACTGTCAACGGTCATTCCTGCCGCTCCTCCGCGCCACCGCGGCACGGTCTGGCCGACGGGGGAGCAACGGGGAGTTCGGGTGGAGAGTTTCGGGTCGCTGATCGGCAGCCCATGGGTCTACGCGGTGGTGGCCCTCTCGGTCCTCCTTGACGTGTTCCTGCCGGTGCTGCCGAGCGGGGTCCTCGTGATCGCCGCGGCCACGGCCGCCGCCGCGGGCACCGCGACCGATGTGCCCGACATCCTGGTCCTGACGCTCTGCGCCGCCACCGCCTCCGTCCTGGGCGATCTGGTCGCCTACCGTCTCGCCTGGCGCGGCGGCGACCGCCTGGACCGGGCGATCGCCCGCTCCCGCCGTCTGGCCGGTGCGCAGGAACGTCTCGGCGGCGCGCTGGCCCGCGGCGGCGGTGGCCTGGTCGTCCTCGCCCGTTTCGCCCCGGCCGGCCGCTCACTGGTCTCGCTCGGCGCGGGCGCCGCCCGCCGCCGGGCCCGCGACTTCCTGCCCTGGTCGGCGCTGGCCGGCCTGTCCTGGGCCGCCTACAGCGTGGCCCTCGGCTACCTCGGCGCCCACTGGCTGGGCGCGACCTGGATCGCCACCGCGGTGTCGGTCGGCGCGCTGTTCGGGGCGGGCGCGGGGGCGGCGTACCTGATGCGCAGGCAGCCGGTACCGGTGGAGGCGTCGTGACGGGGTGACGGGGGCCCGCCCCACTCCTCTTCACCCGCTACGTCGTTCACCCACTACGTCGTTCACCCGCTCGCCCCGTCGCCCCGCCCCTCGCGTCTTCTCGTCCACCCCGCCCCTCGCCTACCTCGCCTACCCCACCTGCCGCGCCGTGGTCGTGGTCGCGCCGGCGCCGCGCACCTCCAGTCCGTCCAGCAGCCCGGCCGTGGCCTCGGCGATCGCGTCCACGGCCCGGTCGAAGGCCTCGCGGTTGTGGGCGGCCGGCGCCCGGAAGCCGGACACCTTCCTCACGTACTGCAGGGCGGCGGCCCTGATCTCGTCTTCGGTGGCCTCCTCGGGCAACGCGGGCGGACGCAGGGTCTTGATGCTCCGGCACATGCCCCCAGTCTCACCCCGGAACATCCTTGCCCGCCATACCGGACGACCGCGTACCGTGCTCGCCCGATCGGGCGAACCCGGCGAGGAGACGCCCGAGTTGACTCGCCCCCCAAAATCGAACAGGCGTATCATTAGCGTGTGGCTGCGACCTATGACTTCCCGAGTGACCTCCTCGCCGGTCAGGAGGAGTTGCGTCAGGTCCAGGCCGAACTGTCGGTCCTGTTGAAGCGGCTCCCCTGGTCGGTGGAACCGCTCGACGGGTTCAGCGACGACACCGGCTGGCGCCTGGTCGAGCGCCCCGCCTCACCCGGCTGGACGGACGACGAGCAGGCCGAGGTGGAGAAGCTCCGGCGCCGGGAGCACGAGCTGGTGGTGTTCGTCAGCACCCATCGGTACTGGGCGGAGCTGGCCGGTGCCGACCGCGTCCACGCCCGCTCCCGGCTGAAGCACACGCACACGCACGCGGCACCGCCGCCGGGCGGAACCGAGCCGTCCCCGTAGGGGCCCCGGACACGAACGACACAGGGTCCCCCGGAGGAACTCCGGGGGACCCTGTTCTCGTGAGACCGCAGACCGTGGACCATGGGCTCGCGACGCGGTGGGCGCGGACGGTTTCGAACCGCCGACATCCTGCTTGTAAGGCAGGCGCTCTACCCCTGAGCTACGCACCCGGGACCCGGGCGCACCGCCCAGACCGATTCGACAGCCTACATGGCCCGGGGAACGATCCCGGCTGCCGGGTCCTTCCACGTCCGTCCGGGCGGGGTCCCCTACGGGTTCTCTCGGAATTCTCTCCGGTTCCGCCCGGGGGGTAACCCCACCTCGAATCCGGTAGCGGCCCGGATCCCCCGGCGGGGCGCGGCTCCGTACGGTCGAAGAGCGCCGGAAAGCGCGACCGTCCGTCCCAGGGGGAGACCGTCATGACCCGCACGACCCGCAGGCCCCGCACGTTCAGCACCACCGGTACCACCGGTACCACCGGTACCACCGGTACCACCGGCACGACCCGCGCCACCGCCGGCTCCTCCCGTGGCGTGCGCCTGCGCGCGGTCGCCCTCGGCGGGGCCGCCGTGGTGCTCGTCGGCGGGCTGACGGCCTGCGGGGCGTCGGCCGCGGACGACACCGACCCCGACCGCCGGTCCTTCGACCTGCCGGGCAGCACCCTCACCGTCGACTCCGACGACTCCGCGCTCGAGATCGTCGCCGCGGACCGCACCCCGTCGGGGAAGGTCGAGGTCACCCGGTGGTTCCAGGGGACCGTCGCTCTCGGCACGGACCCGAAGGTGACCTGGTCGATGGAGGGCGACCGGCTGAAGCTGCGGGTCACGTGCTCCGGCGTCGTCGCCAACTGCTCCGCCAAGCACCGCATCGAGGTGCCCCGCGGGGTCGCGGTGAAGGTCGAGGAGGGCGACGGCAGCGTGCGCGCCCGGGGTTTCCGCGACGCGCTGAACATCCGTACCGGGGACGGCTCCATACACGTCACCGACACCGCCGGCCCTCTGACCCTGCGTACCGGCGACGGATCGGTGCGGGCCGAGGTCGCGTCCCGCACGGTGCGCGCCCGGACCGGCGACGGCTCGATCCGTCTGGAGCTGAGCGCCGTACCCGACCTGGTGGAGTCCCGCAGCGGCGACGGTTCCACCACCGTCGAACTGCCCCGGGCCGCCTACCGGGTGACGTCCGGGACCGGTGACGGCGCCGAGAAGGTGTCGGTGCCCCGCGACGACACCAGCCCCCATGCGGTGGACGTCCGTACCGGCGACGGGAGCCTCACGGTCCGTACGGCGGACTGACCGACCCGTGTGTTCGCCCCTCACCGGTGGGACAATGGCCGTCGGGAAGGGCGAACGACAGTACGGGAGAGGGATGTGACGGCGATACCAGAGCAGCCGTACTCGCCGTCGAGACCACGCGTGGGCCGTACGCGTGGTCTTCTGTCCGGGGTTTCGGTCTTCCGGGGCCCCGTCTCCCAGGGCCCCGGAAGGCAGAGCTCCGGAAGGCAGAGCTCCGGAAGACAGGGCCTGGTGGTCACCCGGGGCCGGGTCGCCGGCCCGCTCCGTGACACGCTCACGCTGACGGTCCTGCCGCTGGTGGTGCTGGCCCTGCCCGCCGCGTTCGCCGGCGGCGGCACCCGGCGCTGGTTCGGCGGGCGGGCCGAGAACCAGCGGGCCGAGGCGCAGGCCGCCAAGGACGCGGCGGCGGCCGCGTTCTACGAGCTGGACACCGCCCAGCGGGACCTGCGGATCTCCGTCGAGACGATCACCGCCGTGGACAGTTCCCCCGCCGCCCGCCGCGCCGTCGCCGACTTCGAGGCGCTCGGCCGCCGGATCGACGAGGCCAGCCACACGTATATCGACGCAGTCGACGCCCATGATCTCGACCGCCACGACCTGGACGCCTCCACCGCCTCCCGGGCCCGCACCGAACTGGCCGCCGCCAAGGGTGAGCTGGACCGGGTCAAGCGGGAACTGGACCGCTTCACCGACGGGCTCGGCCCCCTCCTCGGCAAGGCCGAGACCCAGCTGGCCCGGCTCGCCCCCGCCGTCGAGCGGGCCCGTCAGGCGCTGCTCGCCGCGTCGAACGCGCTGGACACCGCCCGTGCGGCGGAGCTGCGGGCCGATGATCTCGCCGCCCGGCTCGCCGCGCTCTCCCCGGAGCTGACCAAGCTGAACCAGGGCGCCGGGCAGCACGGTGTGCCGCAGACCCTGGAGCGGGCCGAACGGGTCATCCGCCAGGCCGAGGCCATCCGCGCGGAGGCCGACCGGCTGCCGGAACTGGCCGCGGAGACCGGCCGCCGGGTGGTCTCCCTGCGCACCCGCGCGCAGGCCCTCACCACCCGTTCCGAGCAGGTGGAGCCGGTGCTCAGCGAGCTGCGCCGGCGCTTCAGCGCCGCCTGCTGGCAGGACCTCCAGGGCGTCCCCGACCTGGCCACGGAGAACGTGCGACAGGCCGAGAGCAAGCTCGCCGAGGCGGGCACCGCGCGCGACGAGCAGCGCTGGGCGGACGCCACCGCTCTGCTGTCGACCGTACGGGCGCTGCTGAACACGACCGACGAGGCCGTGTCCGCCGCCGGAGACCGGCTGCGGCAGCTGAACGCCGTGCAGAAGGACCCGGAACAGGAGATCGAGCGCACCCGCTTCGCCATCCGGGACGCCCAGCGCCTGGCCATGGCCGGCCGCCACACCCCGGACCCGCGCCACGCGCACCCGCTGGACAGTGCCGTGGCCCGGCTGGAGCGGGCCGTCGCCGGGCTGGAGGGCCGCCACCCCGACTACTGGCACTTCCTGACGGAGACGGAAGCGGTCCGACAGTCGGTGGCACGGGTGGTGTCCCTGATCCGTGAGGACCGGGGCGGCTCC
Coding sequences within it:
- a CDS encoding DedA family protein; amino-acid sequence: MESFGSLIGSPWVYAVVALSVLLDVFLPVLPSGVLVIAAATAAAAGTATDVPDILVLTLCAATASVLGDLVAYRLAWRGGDRLDRAIARSRRLAGAQERLGGALARGGGGLVVLARFAPAGRSLVSLGAGAARRRARDFLPWSALAGLSWAAYSVALGYLGAHWLGATWIATAVSVGALFGAGAGAAYLMRRQPVPVEAS
- a CDS encoding DUF2277 domain-containing protein, with product MCRSIKTLRPPALPEEATEDEIRAAALQYVRKVSGFRAPAAHNREAFDRAVDAIAEATAGLLDGLEVRGAGATTTTARQVG
- a CDS encoding DUF4097 family beta strand repeat-containing protein, with the translated sequence MTRTTRRPRTFSTTGTTGTTGTTGTTGTTRATAGSSRGVRLRAVALGGAAVVLVGGLTACGASAADDTDPDRRSFDLPGSTLTVDSDDSALEIVAADRTPSGKVEVTRWFQGTVALGTDPKVTWSMEGDRLKLRVTCSGVVANCSAKHRIEVPRGVAVKVEEGDGSVRARGFRDALNIRTGDGSIHVTDTAGPLTLRTGDGSVRAEVASRTVRARTGDGSIRLELSAVPDLVESRSGDGSTTVELPRAAYRVTSGTGDGAEKVSVPRDDTSPHAVDVRTGDGSLTVRTAD